A genomic stretch from Peromyscus eremicus chromosome 6, PerEre_H2_v1, whole genome shotgun sequence includes:
- the Slc25a44 gene encoding solute carrier family 25 member 44 isoform X1 yields MARGIPEDPEFAVPEPDRRSSGTMEDKRNIQIIEWEHLDKKKFYVFGVAMTMMIRVSMYPFTLIRTRLQVQKGKSLYHGTFDAFVKILRADGVTGLYRGFLVNTFTLFSGQCYVTTYELTRKFVADYSQSNTVKSLVAGGSASLVAQSITVPIDVVSQHLMMQRKGEKMGRFQVRGNLEGQGVIAFGQTKDIIRQILRADGLRGFYRGYVASLLTYIPNSAVWWPFYHFYAERLSDLCPQECPHIVFQAISGPLAAATASILTNPMDVIRTRVQVEGKSSIILTFRQLMAEEGPWGLMKGLSARIISATPSTIVIVVGYESLKKLSLRPELVDSRHW; encoded by the exons ATGGCAAGGGGCATACCTGAGGACCCTGAGTTCGCCGTGCCAGAGCCGGACCGAAG GTCTTCAGGCACAATGGAGGACAAGCGAAACATCCAGATCATCGAGTGGGAACACCTAGACAAGAAGAAGTTCTATGTGTTTGGTGTGGCAATGACCATGATGATCCGGGTTAGCATGTACCCATTCACCCTCATCCGTACTCGGCTGCAGGTTCAGAAGGGCAAGAGCCTCTACCATGGGACCTTCGATGCCTTCGTCAAGATCCTCCGAGCAGATGGAGTGACTGGCCTCTACCGAGGTTTTCTGGTCAACACCTTCACGCTCTTCTCTGGCCAGTGCTATGTCACCACTTACGAGCTGACCCGGAAATTTGTAGCTGACTACAGCCAGAGTAACACAGTCAAATCACTGGTCGCCGGGGGCTCTGCCTCCCTCGTGGCCCAGAGCATCACGGTGCCCATTGATGTTGTCTCCCAGCACCTGATGATGCAGCGCAAGGGTGAGAAAATGGGTCGCTTCCAAGTTCGTGGGAACCTGGAGGGACAAGGGGTAATTGCCTTTGGCCAAACTAAGGACATCATCAGACAAATCCTGCGGGCTGATGGGCTTCGAGGCTTCTACCGAGGCTATGTGGCCTCACTGCTAACATATATCCCGAACAGTGCTGTATGGTGGCCCTTTTATCACTTCTATGCAG AGCGGCTGTCGGACCTGTGTCCCCAGGAGTGCCCCCACATCGTCTTCCAAGCCATCTCCGGGCCCCTGGctgcagccactgcctccatcctCACCAACCCCATGGATGTCATCCGAACCCGTGTGCAG GTGGAAGGCAAGAGCTCCATCATCCTGACCTTCAGACAGCTGATGGCAGAAGAGGGGCCCTGGGGCCTCATGAAGGGCCTCTCCGCCCGAATCATCTCGGCTACACCCTCCACCATCGTCATTGTGGTGGGCTATGAGAGCCTCAAGAAACTCAGCCTCCGACCAGAGCTGGTGGACTCAAGACACTGGTAG
- the Slc25a44 gene encoding solute carrier family 25 member 44 isoform X2, protein MEDKRNIQIIEWEHLDKKKFYVFGVAMTMMIRVSMYPFTLIRTRLQVQKGKSLYHGTFDAFVKILRADGVTGLYRGFLVNTFTLFSGQCYVTTYELTRKFVADYSQSNTVKSLVAGGSASLVAQSITVPIDVVSQHLMMQRKGEKMGRFQVRGNLEGQGVIAFGQTKDIIRQILRADGLRGFYRGYVASLLTYIPNSAVWWPFYHFYAERLSDLCPQECPHIVFQAISGPLAAATASILTNPMDVIRTRVQVEGKSSIILTFRQLMAEEGPWGLMKGLSARIISATPSTIVIVVGYESLKKLSLRPELVDSRHW, encoded by the exons ATGGAGGACAAGCGAAACATCCAGATCATCGAGTGGGAACACCTAGACAAGAAGAAGTTCTATGTGTTTGGTGTGGCAATGACCATGATGATCCGGGTTAGCATGTACCCATTCACCCTCATCCGTACTCGGCTGCAGGTTCAGAAGGGCAAGAGCCTCTACCATGGGACCTTCGATGCCTTCGTCAAGATCCTCCGAGCAGATGGAGTGACTGGCCTCTACCGAGGTTTTCTGGTCAACACCTTCACGCTCTTCTCTGGCCAGTGCTATGTCACCACTTACGAGCTGACCCGGAAATTTGTAGCTGACTACAGCCAGAGTAACACAGTCAAATCACTGGTCGCCGGGGGCTCTGCCTCCCTCGTGGCCCAGAGCATCACGGTGCCCATTGATGTTGTCTCCCAGCACCTGATGATGCAGCGCAAGGGTGAGAAAATGGGTCGCTTCCAAGTTCGTGGGAACCTGGAGGGACAAGGGGTAATTGCCTTTGGCCAAACTAAGGACATCATCAGACAAATCCTGCGGGCTGATGGGCTTCGAGGCTTCTACCGAGGCTATGTGGCCTCACTGCTAACATATATCCCGAACAGTGCTGTATGGTGGCCCTTTTATCACTTCTATGCAG AGCGGCTGTCGGACCTGTGTCCCCAGGAGTGCCCCCACATCGTCTTCCAAGCCATCTCCGGGCCCCTGGctgcagccactgcctccatcctCACCAACCCCATGGATGTCATCCGAACCCGTGTGCAG GTGGAAGGCAAGAGCTCCATCATCCTGACCTTCAGACAGCTGATGGCAGAAGAGGGGCCCTGGGGCCTCATGAAGGGCCTCTCCGCCCGAATCATCTCGGCTACACCCTCCACCATCGTCATTGTGGTGGGCTATGAGAGCCTCAAGAAACTCAGCCTCCGACCAGAGCTGGTGGACTCAAGACACTGGTAG